In Cygnus atratus isolate AKBS03 ecotype Queensland, Australia chromosome 5, CAtr_DNAZoo_HiC_assembly, whole genome shotgun sequence, a single window of DNA contains:
- the BRMS1L gene encoding breast cancer metastasis-suppressor 1-like protein yields MPVHSREKKENNHDEMEVDYGENEGSSSEEEETESSSVSEEGDSSEMDDEDCERRRMECLDEMSNLEKQFTDLKDQLYKERLSQVDAKLQEVIAGKAPEYLEPLAALQENMQIRTKVAGIYRELCLESVKNKYECEIQASRQHCESEKLLLYDTVQSELEEKIRRLEEDRHSIDITSELWNDELQSRKKRKDPFSPDKKKPVVVSGPYIVYMLQDLDILEDWTTIRKAMATLGPHRVKPEPPVKLEKHLHSARSEEGRLYYDGEWYGRGQTICIDKKDECPTSAIITTINHDEVWFKRPDGSKSKLYISQLQKGKYSIKHNHN; encoded by the exons ATGCCGGTCCACTCCCGGGAGAAGAAGGAGAACAACCACGATGAGATGGAGGTGGACTACGGGGAGAACGAGGGGAGCAgctcggaggaggaggagaccgAGAGCTCCTCCGTGTCCGAGGAGGGCGACAGCTCAG AAATGGATGATGAGGACTGtgaaagaagaagaatggaGTGTTTAGATGAAATGTCCAATCTTGAAAAGCAATTTACAGACCTCAAAGATCa actttacAAAGAGAGATTAAGTCAAGTGGATGCAAAACTACAAGAGGTCATAGCTGGAAAAGCACCTGAATATTTAGAACCATTGGCAGCATTGcaagaaaatatgcaaatcCGAACCAAGGTGGCAG GTATCTATAGAGAGCTTTGTCTGGAATCTGTGAAGAACAAATATGAATGTGAAATTCAAGCCTCTCGACAGCACTGTGAG agtGAAAAGCTTCTGTTGTATGATACTGTACAAAGTGAATTAGAAGAGAAGATTAGAAGACTTGAAGAAGACAGGCATAGCATTGATATTACCTCAG AATTATGGAATGATGAGCTACAGTCCcggaagaaaagaaaggatccATTTAGTCCAGATAAAAAGAAACCTGTTGTTGTATCAG GCCCTTATATAGTTTATATGTTACAAGACCTTGATATTCTTGAAGACTGGACGACAATAAGGAAG GCAATGGCTACACTGGGGCCACACAGAGTAAAGCCGGAAC CACCTGTCAAATTAGAGAAACATCTACATAGTGCTAGATCTGAAGAAGGAAGGCTCTATTACGATGGAGAGTGGTATGGACGTGGACAGACGATATGCATTGATAAGAAAGATGAATGTCCTACAAG TGCCATAATTACAACAATTAACCATGATGAAGTTTGGTTCAAAAGACCGGATGGAAGCAAGTCCAAGCTATATATTTCTCagctacagaaaggaaaatattcaataAAGCATAACCACAACTGA